The Branchiostoma floridae strain S238N-H82 chromosome 10, Bfl_VNyyK, whole genome shotgun sequence genome has a segment encoding these proteins:
- the LOC118424980 gene encoding uncharacterized protein LOC118424980, with amino-acid sequence MADNPRQDLYLKISRNLVDRELTNLRNYVGGAEILPAGFVQKADAHQIFNLLEKEGKLEPGNLSFLSDILRKVGRHDYAEQADKISENESKVDVSRYFHKVTCEVSFKWDDLARELKFGRNEIRRIEASERNNKRRCREMLVRWRNREGKAGSLHTLKKALISIGERLTAEYLEAASLGDL; translated from the exons ATGGCGGACAATCCTCGCCAGGATCTGTACCTGAAGATTTCTCGAAACCTGGTAGATCGAGAACTTACAAATCTCCGGAACTATGTCGGCGGTGCAGAGATCTTACCAGCGGGATTCGTCCAGAAAGCCGACGCTCACCAGATCTTCAACCTACTTGAAAAAGAAGGGAAGTTGGAACCAGGAAATCTTTCATTTCTGTCAGACATCTTGAGAAAAGTTGGAAGGCATGACTACGCTGAGCAGGCGGATAAGATCTCAGAAAATGAAAGCAAAG TTGACGTGTCGAGGTATTTCCACAAAGTCACTTGCGAGGTCAGCTTCAAGTGGGACGACTTGGCACGGGAGCTGAAGTTCGGGAGAAACGAGATAAGAAGAATAGAGGCCTCGGAACGTAACAACAAAAGAAGATGTAGGGAGATGCTGGTACGGTGGAGAAATAGAGAAGGAAAAGCTGGATCTCTTCACACTCTGAAGAAGGCTCTCATCAGCATAGGAGAAAGGCTCACAGCCGAGTATTTGGAAG CAGCAAGTCTAGGAGATTTGTGA
- the LOC118424765 gene encoding caspase-2-like, whose protein sequence is MSSFPRGYALILNNTEFNKLPNRRGGDVDLHNMKALLEGLSFETYILQNMTAQTIRDEIRAFSKREKHGKMDSCIVVLMSNGTKDTIFGTDGELVHLDDILTMFDNENCPHLKGKPKLFFIQATVGGKVGKGCSCT, encoded by the exons ATGAGCAGTTTTCCACGGGGATACGCCTTGATTCTGAATAATACGGAGTTCAACAAATTACCCAATCGACGAGGTGGTGATGTTGACCTGCACAACATGAAAGCTTTGCTCGAGGGCCTGTCATTTGAAACCTACATATTGCAGAACATGACAGCACAG ACGATAAGGGACGAAATCCGGGCATTTTCTAAGCGAGAGAAGCATGGGAAAATGGACAGTTGCATAGTAGTGCTGATGTCAAATGGAACAAAAGATACCATCTTTGGAACGGACGGAGAACTCGTGCATTTGGACGACATCTTGACCATGTTTGACAACGAGAACTGCCCTCACCTGAAAGGGAAGCCAAAGCTGTTCTTCATACAAGCTACTGTTGGAG GAAAGGTGGGAAAAGGGTGTAGCTGTacctga
- the LOC118424981 gene encoding uncharacterized protein LOC118424981: MVCFYAMQLGHVSFRNTMSGSWFIQTITKVFMQYAKDNSLLEMMTKVIDDVSKRTVRSPFKSTISGGKQVPDFVSTLRKPLYFFPDSGSVPDEVELGGPEMRALYDRACEEGTIEMYSTRFVLIGKFGNGKTNLCNSLLGDDFEPEWKKTDSIAIHPCVKTEGQQWKEQEGQQDQFPYAAAEWIINKMEDDQQKSSKSPAEYSQAQNESFGNTQSAMTNLAEAPEPQPSEPTKPIIAAGEVQFVETPPENNEVRAETYLKTEEIFRSFRRNEDHSSLLGTREYPLISIWDFGGQEIFYSTQQVFYTRRAIYGMTMDLTKPLNLTVKTASDSGPPCHLHKEKDYIDYHLESIRMHTRSTRNTKPPPVFFIFTHKDQVTEETKQTFHVETRKHLKGKEINKHVIGQYFSVDNTKRNPEDPEMAELRNAILDLAKKQSYMGERIPIKWLELKSKLQDMHKEGKRYCSLKQVMEAIGSPPAGTTPEENAISILTFWHLCGDIIYFPEIENLRNFVILEPQWFVDVCKTIITIPQYQDQGPGDRDDWDWLRETGELRDRLIEQVWGNRKDLIDHKQELLDMMEKFDLVLRCHGNEESGSKSVVEEATYFVPALLTTVTDAKRLYPSNTACSKPIFIVFDGKFCPVGLYHRLVVSSMRRYFNVKPEAYASCAKFLTGNPRQTFLITKETFYLKIELVSSVQDDASRFSHGPCVREGLDEDLKEIMEKWAPGIGYEWCLRCCCADHKAKGDVDRTRFLPIAEATATDGFKNGNVVCKLYGPATTSVSDIGLTDWFHDPRTERADKRSSAHQRSQTSETFQKLKKLLTEVRVEDDSQADTYTRLARHVVQSGLTFRDEVPKDGNCMFHAVADQLFRTEGRRVSHGELRKQVVDFLRQNPHNGNGDHFSDFVPDQNWEGYLSTMSHDGTWGDHIVLQAMADMFGHDVSIVSSVEAENYVTILTPSTGTVGRREPPLLLGHYAENHYASLDGKTRKRSAGIVRSPDQEKPAAAKRRKHHPSAKQEEGGFGQNANVTPATKKRPIAKVQAMFLSAAPSGISSVQPTASAQPTSPTEDAPPDIRSSEFSDDSDDFVLVSPV; encoded by the exons ATGGTCTGTTTCTATGCAATGCAGTTAG GGCACGTGTCCTTTAGGAACACAATGAGTGGCAGTTGGTTCATTCAGACCATTACCAAAGTCTTCATGCAGTACGCCAAGGACAACAGCCTACTCGAGATGATGACAAAG GTGATCGACGACGTTTCCAAACGAACGGTTCGGTCACCATTCAAGTCTACCATCTCTGGGGGCAAGCAAGTGCCCGATTTTGTCTCCACTTTACGCAAGCCGCTTTACTTCTTTCCTG ATTCTGGATCAGTACCAGATGAAGTAGAGTTGGGAGGGCCTGAAATGAGAGCTCTGTACGATCGTGCCTGTGAAGAAGGAACCATAGAGATGTACAGCACCCGATTTGTACTTATCGGCAAGTTCGGCAACGGCAAAACTAACCTGTGTAACAGCCTACTTGGGGACGACTTTGAACCCGAGTGGAAAAAAACCGACAGCATTGCGATCCACCCATGTGTCAAGACTGAGGGACAGCAATGGAAGGAACAAGAAG GCCAACAGGATCAGTTCCCCTACGCGGCTGCAGAATGGATTATAAACAAGATGGAAGATGACCAACAAAAAAGCTCCAAATCACCCGCTGAGTACAGTCAAgcccaaaatgaatcttttggTAACACGCAAAGTG CAATGACCAATCTTGCGGAAGCGCCAGAACCACAACCATCCGAACCGACGAAACCAATCATAGCAGCTGGTGAGGTACAGTTTGTTGAGACGCCTCCGGAAAACAATGAGGTTCGAGCAGAAACTTATCTAAAAACAGAGGAGATCTTCAGAAGCTTCCGAAGAAATGAAGACCATTCCAGTCTCCTCGGTACGAGAGAGTACCCCCTGATTTCTATCTGGGATTTTGGAGGCCAGGAGATTTTCTACAGTACCCAACAAGTCTTCTACACCCGTCGGGCAATCTACGGCATGACCATGGACCTCACCAAGCCTTTGAATCTCACCGTGAAGACAGCTTCTGATAGTGGTCCACCTTGTCATCTTCATAAAGAAAAGG ACTACATCGACTATCATCTGGAGTCCATTCGGATGCATACAAGATCAACAAGGAACACCAAACCACCACCTGTATTCTTCATCTTCACACACAAGGACCAAGTCACAGAG GAGACAAAGCAAACGTTCCACGTCGAAACAAGAAAGCATCTTAAAGGTAAGGAAATCAACAAGCACGTCATTGGTCAGTACTTTTCAGTGGACAACACAAAACGGAATCCAGAAGATCCAGAGATGGCAGAGTTGAGAAATGCTATTTTGGACCTGGCCAAAAAACAGAGCTACATGGGAGAGAGGATCCCCATCAAGTGGCTGGAGCTGAAATCAAAGTTACAGGACATGCACAAGGAGGGCAAAAGGTACTGCAGCCTGAAACAAGTGATGGAAGCTATTGGCAGTCCTCCTGCAGGAACCACACCAGAAGAGAACGCCATCAGCATCCTGACCTTCTGGCACCTCTGTGGAGACATCATCTACTTCCCGGAGATTGAGAACCTCCGCAACTTTGTGATCCTGGAACCACAGTGGTTTGTGGATGTCTGCAAAACCATCATCACAATCCCGCAGTACCAGGATCAGGGTCCCGGAGATAGAGACGACTGGGACTGGCTGAGAGAAACCGGAGAGTTAAGAGATCGTTTGATTGAACAAGTGTGGGGAAACAGGAAAGATCTGATCGACCACAAGCAAGAGCTGTTGGACATGATGGAGAAGTTTGATCTGGTTCTTCGGTGCCATGGGAATGAGGAGAGTGGTTCCAAGTCTGTTGTTGAAGAGGCGACATACTTTGTTCCCGCTTTGCTCACAACAGTAACTGATGCCAAGAGGCTCTACCCAAGCAATACAGCATGCAGCAAGCCGATCTTTATCGTGTTTGACGGCAAATTCTGCCCAGTTGGACTGTACCATCGGTTGGTCGTCAGTAGCATGCGCCGCTACTTCAACGTCAAACCAGAGGCATACGCGTCATGTGCAAAGTTCCTGACAGGTAACCCAAGGCAAACCTTCCTCATCACTAAAGAGACATTCTACCTGAAGATTGAGTTGGTGTCCTCGGTCCAGGATGACGCAAGTCGCTTCAGCCATGGTCCCTGTGTGAGGGAAGGTCTAGATGAAGATCTGAAGGAGATCATGGAGAAGTGGGCTCCAGGTATCGGGTACGAGTGGTGCCTCAGATGCTGCTGTGCTGACCACAAAGCAAAGGGGGATGTCGACCGTACGCGTTTCCTCCCTATTGCAGAGGCCACGGCTACTGACGGCTTCAAGAATGGCAATGTGGTTTGTAAGCTCTACGGACCTGCAACTACCTCAGTCTCCGATATTGGTCTCACCGACTGGTTTCATGACCC GCGTACAGAAAGGGCAGACAAAAGGTCATCCGCTCATCAGAGGAGTCAAACATCAG AAACGTTTCAGAAGTTGAAAAAACTGCTAACAGAGGTGAGGGTAGAGGACGACTCTCAGGCTGACACCTACACCAGACTGGCCAGGCACGTGGTTCAGTCAGGGCTGACCTTCCGGGATGAGGTGCCGAAGGACGGAAACTGCATGTTTCACGCCGTGGCCGATCAGCTCTTCCGTACGGAGGGGAGACGAGTCAGCCACGGGGAGCTGCGCAAGCAAGTGGTTGACTTCTTGAGGCAGAATCCACATAAT GGTAATGGCGACCATTTCAGTGACTTCGTCCCAGATCAAAACTGGGAAGGCTACCTGAGTACCATGTCACATGATGGGACGTGGGGAGACCACATCGTCCTACAGGCCATGGCGGACATGTTTGGTCATGACGTCAGCATCGTGTCCAGTGTAGAGGCGGAGAACTACGTCACCATCCTAACACCAAGTACCGGGACTGTGGGCAGGAGAGAACCTCCTCTGCTACTGGGGCATTATGCCGAGAACCACTATGCAAGTCTGGATG GGAAGACAAGGAAAAGGTCGGCTGGTATTGTCAGGTCACCCGACCAGGAGAAACCTGCAGCTGCGAAGCGCCGAAAGCATCACCCCAGTGCAAAGCAAGAAGAAGGAGGATTCGGACAAAATG CTAACGTTACACCTGCGACGAAGAAGAGACCGATCGCAAAGGTGCAAGCCATGTTTCTGTCAGCAGCACCATCAGGAATAT CTTCTGTACAGCCCACAGCTTCAGCACAACCCACATCCCCGACTGAAGACGCGCCACCAGATATAC GTTCATCAGAGTTCTCTGACGATTCTGACGACTTTGTATTAGTATCGCCTGTTTAA
- the LOC118424982 gene encoding uncharacterized protein LOC118424982 → MADNPRQDLYLEISRNLVDVELTNLRNYVSGAKILPARFVEKADGHQICNQLEKEQKLKPGDLSLLANILRKIGRHDYAEQAENVAENERKEQNSGRRSAVCDSSSDQETPAKQRKQHLGAKQQEGRFQRKTKVDVSKYFDKVIHDVSADWDDLARELKFKRNEIRGIEAMERDIDRRCREMLERWRNREGKAATLQALKRALVKINHKLTAETLELEDSSDSESSED, encoded by the exons ATGGCTGACAATCCTCGCCAGGATCTGTACCTGGAGATTTCTCGAAACCTGGTAGATGTAGAACTTACCAATCTTCGTAACTATGTCAGCGGTGCAAAGATTTTACCAGCAAGATTCGTCGAGAAAGCCGACGGTCACCAGATCTGCAACCAACTTGAGAAAGAACAGAAGTTGAAACCAGGTGATCTCTCTCTTCTGGCAAACATCTTAAGAAAAATCGGCAGACATGACTACGCTGAGCAGGCGGAGAATGTTGCTGAGAATGAAAGGAAAG AACAAAACAGCGGGAGAAGGTCGGCTGTTTGCGACAGTTCATCCGACCAGGAGACACCTGCCAAGCAACGAAAGCAACACCTTGGCGCAAAGCAACAAGAGGGACGGTTCCAACGGAAGACGAAAG ttGACGTGTCGAAGTATTTCGACAAAGTCATCCATGATGTCAGCGCCGATTGGGACGACTTGGCGCGAGAGCTGAAATTCAAGAGAAACGAGATAAGAGGAATAGAGGCCATGGAACGTGACATCGACAGAAGATGTAGAGAGATGTTAGAAAGGTGGAGAAACAGGGAAGGAAAAGCTGCAACTCTTCAAGCTCTGAAGAGGGCTCTCGTCAAGATTAATCACAAACTCACTGCTGAAACATTGGAATTGGAAG ATTCATCAGACTCTGAGTCTTCAGAAGACTAG